The genomic stretch GAGCAGCTGCTTGCAATGTTAGAACCTATGGCTAATGAATTATTTGGACTGTCGGAGATGGAAGAGTTAATTGAGAAAACGTATGGACTCCAAAAGGTTATCGTTGTTCCCGGTGATTCGGAAAACTCGGAATATGCCAAACGTTCACTTGGTCGTGCAGGAGCTAGAGCCCTGCTGAGTGTCATGAATGATGGAGATGTTGTTGCAGTTACAGGCGGATCGACTACAGCTTCGGTCGCTGAACACTTAACTCCTTCGTCTGCGATGCGCGGTGTATGGTTTGTACCCGCAAGAGGCGGACTTGGTGAAAGTGTAGAATTCCAAGCGAATACGATCGCGTCGACCATGGCTAAGAAGCTTGGAGCTGAGTACAGGTTGCTTCATGTGCCTGATCTGCTAAGTAACCATGCTTACGAATCACTAGTTCAAGACTCTAACATTCAAGAAATTCTGGGTATGATTCGAAAAGCTCGTATCGTAATTCATGGAATCGGCGGAGCAATGGAGATGGCTAAAAGACGTAAGCTTGCACCTCAGACGATCGAAGAGATTAGAGATGAAGGTGCTGTCGCTGAATCCTTTGGTTATTACTTCAATAATAAAGGAAAAGTAGTTCATACTATGCTCACGCTTGGTATGCGTCTTGAGGATATTACTCGGACGGATGTCGTCATTGCCATTGCAGGCGGTAAATACAAGGCAGAATCTATAAAAGCCGTGCTTCGTTTTGGCCAAGAAGATATACTTGTCATTGATGAGGCGGCAGCTACAGAGATTGTCAAAGATTTATAATGATGTAAGGGCAAATTTGAAACTTGTTGTCTTGATAAATCTATACATTCGTATAGTTTTGTCTTGAATATATAAAAATTTAGCAAAACTTGGGAGGAACTTACTCATGGTAAAAGTAGGTATTAACGGTTTTGGACGTATTGGACGTAACGTATTCCGCGCAGCACTTAACAACAGCGATGTGGAAATCGTAGCAATCAACGATTTGACAGACGTAAGCACTTTGGCTCACTTGCTTAAATACGACACAACTCATGGTCGTCTGGATGCAACTGTTGAACATAAAGAGGGCGCTCTTATCGTAAACGGCAAAGAAGTAAAAGTATTTGCTGAGCGTAACCCTGAAAACTTGCCTTGGGGACAACACGGCGTTGAAATCGTTGTTGAATCCACTGGTATCTTCACAGCAAAAGAAAAAGCAGAAGCTCACCTTAAAGGCGGAGCTAAAAAAGTTATCATCTCTGCACCAGCTACAAACGAAGATATTACAATCGTTATGGGTGTTAACGAAGAGCAATATGACCCAGCTAACCACACTGTAATTTCTAACGCTTCTTGTACTACAAACTGCTTGGCGCCTTTCGCTAAAGTTCTTGACGAGTCCTTCGGAATCGTTAAAGGTATGATGACAACTGTTCACTCTTACACTAACGACCAACAAGTACTTGACCTGCCGCACAAAGACCTTCGTCGTGCTCGTGCAGCTGCTGAGAACATCATTCCTTCTACAACTGGTGCAGCAAAAGCAGTTAGCCTTGTATTGCCACAACTGAAAGGTAAACTGAACGGTATGGCTATGCGCGTTCCTACTAAGAACGTATCCGTTACTGACCTTGTAGTTGAACTGAACAAAAACGTAACTGTTGATGAAGTAAACGCAGCTTTGAAAGAAGCAGCTAACGGCCCGCTTAAAGGAATCATGAACTTCTCCGAAGAGCCGCTTGTATCTAGCGACTACAACAGCGATCCAGCTTCTTCCACTATCGACAGCCTGTCCACTATGGTAGTTGGCGATAACATGGTTAAAGTTGTATCTTGGTACGACAACGAGTGGGGTTACTCCAACCGTGTTGTTGACCTTGCTGCTTTCATCGCTAAAAAAGGTCTGTAAGAATAACACAAAGGCTTTAACAGCCTGATGTGACCAGGTTAAGAGGAGAACATTTATGTCTCTCCTCTTCATCATGGTTTTTATCTTTAATGCCAGAGAACCGGAGAAACCGGTCTATATAAATAGAGAGATATAAAGGCACTATATTGCTGTTTGAATGAATGGACTATTGGGTTTCGCCTAATGGTTACTACACATAAGATATCAGCTGTCTTTTTTAGATAGCACTTAGGAGGAACGTGGAGATGAACAAAAAAAGTGTACGTGATGTAGAAGTAACAGGAAAACGTGTGTTTGTTCGTGTCGATTTTAATGTACCGCTCGAAGATGGAAAGATTACTGACGATACTCGGATCCGTGAAACACTACCAACTATTAAATACTTGGTAGAAAAAGGTGCGAAAGTAATTCTTGCAAGTCACATGGGTCGTCCTAAAGGTGAATTTGTTGATTCCCTTCGC from Paenibacillus polygoni encodes the following:
- a CDS encoding sugar-binding transcriptional regulator encodes the protein MRTILEVQKQLLPDLMDVMKKRYTILRQIMISDVIGRRTLAHSLDMTERVLRSETDLLKSQGLIEIESMGMRISESGEQLLAMLEPMANELFGLSEMEELIEKTYGLQKVIVVPGDSENSEYAKRSLGRAGARALLSVMNDGDVVAVTGGSTTASVAEHLTPSSAMRGVWFVPARGGLGESVEFQANTIASTMAKKLGAEYRLLHVPDLLSNHAYESLVQDSNIQEILGMIRKARIVIHGIGGAMEMAKRRKLAPQTIEEIRDEGAVAESFGYYFNNKGKVVHTMLTLGMRLEDITRTDVVIAIAGGKYKAESIKAVLRFGQEDILVIDEAAATEIVKDL
- the gap gene encoding type I glyceraldehyde-3-phosphate dehydrogenase — protein: MVKVGINGFGRIGRNVFRAALNNSDVEIVAINDLTDVSTLAHLLKYDTTHGRLDATVEHKEGALIVNGKEVKVFAERNPENLPWGQHGVEIVVESTGIFTAKEKAEAHLKGGAKKVIISAPATNEDITIVMGVNEEQYDPANHTVISNASCTTNCLAPFAKVLDESFGIVKGMMTTVHSYTNDQQVLDLPHKDLRRARAAAENIIPSTTGAAKAVSLVLPQLKGKLNGMAMRVPTKNVSVTDLVVELNKNVTVDEVNAALKEAANGPLKGIMNFSEEPLVSSDYNSDPASSTIDSLSTMVVGDNMVKVVSWYDNEWGYSNRVVDLAAFIAKKGL